A genomic region of Labeo rohita strain BAU-BD-2019 unplaced genomic scaffold, IGBB_LRoh.1.0 scaffold_200, whole genome shotgun sequence contains the following coding sequences:
- the LOC127159220 gene encoding gastrula zinc finger protein XlCGF57.1 — MKMHTGEKPFTCQQCGKSFSRKGTLKSHMKIHTGEKSFTCCHCGKSFSEQGNLKRHMRIHTGEKPFICQQCGKSFTQKGNLKSHIRIHIGDWSFTCTHCGKCFSQQGEFEVHIKIHTQTKTFSCQQCGKSFNRKGKFESHMRIHTGQKSFTCCQCGKSFSHQGSLNVHMKIHTGEKPFICQQCGKSFTQKEALKVT; from the coding sequence ATGAAAATGCACACTGGGGAGAAGCctttcacctgccaacagtgtggaaagagtttcagcaGAAAAGGAACCCTTAAAAGTCACATGAAGATTCATACAGGAGAGAAGTCTTTCACATGCTGTcactgtggaaagagtttcagtgAACAAGGAAATCTTAAAAgacacatgagaattcacactggagaaaagcctttCATCTGCCagcagtgtggaaagagtttcactcAAAAAGGAAACCTTAAAAGTCACATTAGAATTCACATAGGAGACTGGTCTTTCACATGCACTCACTGTGGAAAGTGTTTTAGTCAACAAGGAGAATTTGAAGTCCACATTAAAATACACACTCAAACAAAGACTTTCagctgccaacagtgtggaaagagtttcaatCGAAAAGGAAAATTTGAAagtcacatgagaattcacacagGACAGAAGTCTTTCACATGCtgtcagtgtggaaagagtttcagtcaTCAAGGAAGCCTTAACGTCcacatgaaaattcacactggagaaaagcctttCATCTGCCagcagtgtggaaagagtttcactcAAAAGGAAGCCTTAAAagtcacatga